One genomic segment of Thermodesulfobacterium sp. TA1 includes these proteins:
- the fdnG gene encoding formate dehydrogenase-N subunit alpha, with protein MGGISRRDFLKLSIGSLVLSSISIDLSPVKAYAATELKIKNAKETTSVCPYCSVGCSLIVYAKGGKVVQVEGDPDSPINEGALCPKGASLVQMANNPYRVTEPLYRAPGATEWKKVSWEWALSEIAKRVKATRDKYFIIKDEKGRVINRLETIAHVGSAALDNEECYLLQKLMRSLGLVYIEHQARIUHSATVAALAESFGRGAMTNHWVDLKNADVIIVMGGNPAENHPISMKWILKAKKERGAKLLVIDPKFTRTASKADLYVPIRPGTDIAFLGGLIKYIIDNELYFKEYVINYTDLSYLVDPNFKGPEDLDGYFSGYDPKARKYNKNTWKYQLDEKGIPKKDPTLKDPNCVFQLIKKHYSRYTLDIVSEITGAPKEKILEAYKIIASTGKPNKVATICYAMGWTQHTVGVQNIRSMSIIQLLLGNVGMAGGGVNALRGESNVQGSTDMGILFHILPGYLPTPKASWVDLKTYIEKNTPKTAEPKSLNWWKNRPKYIVSLLKAFYGDNATKENDFCYSYLPKLDDDKTYSWYDIFDAMYKGKIKGFFAWGQNPACSSANANKVRKALAKLDWLVCVNLWDNETSSFWKGPGMDPKKVKTEVFFLPCASSVEKQGSITNSGRLAQWRYKAVEPPGKCLPDAEIINELYLKIKQLYQKQGGVFPDPIVKLNWNYGEKHVDIEKVAKEINGYYTQDVASHPIDKKSYKKGQQVASFVFLLDDGSTACGNWIYSAAFTDAGNMMKRRGKEDPTGLGLYSNWAWCWPVNRRILYNRASVDPMGTPWDPQRQVIKWDAQAKKWVGDIPDGPQPPLAMEGGVLPFIMKPLGVGTIFGSGLADGPFPTYYEPVESPFKNLLYPKVHFNPVARTYDSPEDKFVVGLDPKYPYVGTTYRVTEHWQTGVMTRHTPWLLELEPQIFAEIDPELAKEKGIKSGDRVIISSPRGEIWAIAIVTERMRPLVVQGKKCHVIGIPWHYGWRFPENGKGGDSANLLTPNVVDPNTFIQETKCFIVNIRKA; from the coding sequence ATGGGTGGAATAAGTAGACGAGATTTTTTAAAGTTATCTATAGGTTCTTTAGTTTTAAGCTCTATTTCTATAGACCTTTCTCCTGTTAAGGCTTATGCTGCTACCGAGCTTAAGATTAAAAATGCTAAAGAAACTACTTCTGTTTGTCCTTATTGTTCGGTTGGGTGTAGCTTAATCGTTTATGCTAAAGGAGGGAAGGTAGTTCAGGTTGAGGGTGACCCTGATAGTCCTATTAATGAAGGAGCTTTATGTCCAAAAGGTGCTTCGTTGGTTCAAATGGCTAACAATCCTTATAGGGTTACAGAGCCTCTTTATCGTGCTCCAGGGGCTACTGAATGGAAAAAGGTTTCTTGGGAATGGGCTTTATCTGAGATAGCAAAAAGGGTAAAGGCTACAAGGGATAAGTATTTTATCATTAAGGATGAAAAAGGACGAGTGATTAATAGACTTGAGACTATCGCTCATGTAGGCTCAGCTGCACTTGATAACGAAGAATGCTATCTTTTACAAAAATTGATGAGGTCTTTAGGCCTTGTTTACATAGAGCATCAGGCGCGAATATGACACAGCGCCACCGTGGCGGCTCTGGCAGAGTCGTTTGGAAGAGGCGCAATGACTAATCATTGGGTTGACTTAAAAAACGCCGATGTGATCATCGTTATGGGAGGTAATCCTGCTGAAAACCATCCTATTTCTATGAAATGGATATTAAAGGCTAAAAAAGAGAGAGGTGCTAAACTTTTAGTAATAGACCCAAAATTTACCAGGACAGCTTCTAAAGCAGACCTTTATGTACCTATTCGTCCAGGAACAGATATAGCCTTTTTAGGTGGACTTATTAAATACATTATAGATAACGAACTCTATTTCAAAGAATACGTGATTAACTATACAGACCTTTCCTACTTAGTAGACCCAAATTTTAAAGGTCCTGAGGATTTAGACGGTTATTTTTCAGGATACGACCCTAAAGCAAGAAAATATAATAAAAATACTTGGAAATATCAATTAGACGAAAAAGGTATTCCTAAAAAAGATCCTACACTAAAAGACCCAAACTGTGTTTTTCAGCTTATTAAAAAACATTATAGCCGTTATACTTTAGATATAGTCTCTGAGATTACAGGGGCACCTAAAGAAAAAATCCTTGAGGCCTATAAGATTATCGCTTCAACCGGAAAGCCAAATAAAGTAGCTACTATTTGTTATGCTATGGGATGGACCCAGCATACAGTAGGAGTTCAGAACATAAGATCTATGTCTATCATTCAACTTCTTCTTGGTAATGTTGGGATGGCTGGAGGTGGAGTTAACGCTTTAAGAGGAGAAAGCAATGTCCAAGGCTCAACCGATATGGGGATTCTTTTCCACATCTTACCAGGCTATCTTCCGACCCCAAAGGCTTCTTGGGTTGATTTAAAGACTTATATAGAAAAAAATACACCCAAAACTGCCGAACCTAAGAGCCTTAATTGGTGGAAAAACAGACCTAAATATATCGTGAGCTTGCTTAAAGCTTTTTATGGAGACAATGCAACCAAAGAAAACGATTTTTGTTATAGTTATCTTCCAAAGCTTGACGATGATAAAACCTATAGCTGGTATGACATCTTTGATGCTATGTATAAAGGCAAAATAAAAGGATTTTTTGCTTGGGGACAAAATCCGGCTTGTTCAAGTGCCAATGCTAACAAGGTAAGAAAGGCTTTAGCTAAGCTTGATTGGTTGGTCTGTGTCAACCTTTGGGACAACGAAACTTCATCTTTCTGGAAAGGTCCTGGAATGGACCCAAAGAAGGTTAAGACAGAAGTCTTTTTCTTGCCTTGCGCCTCATCGGTAGAAAAACAGGGAAGTATTACCAACTCAGGAAGGTTAGCCCAGTGGAGGTATAAAGCGGTTGAACCTCCCGGAAAGTGTTTACCTGATGCTGAAATTATAAATGAACTTTATTTAAAGATTAAACAACTTTACCAAAAACAGGGTGGGGTATTTCCTGACCCGATAGTTAAGCTTAATTGGAATTATGGAGAAAAACATGTAGATATAGAGAAAGTAGCTAAAGAAATAAACGGTTATTATACTCAAGATGTAGCTTCACATCCTATAGATAAAAAATCTTACAAGAAGGGACAACAAGTTGCTTCTTTTGTGTTTTTACTTGATGATGGTTCTACTGCTTGTGGTAATTGGATTTACTCTGCAGCTTTTACTGATGCAGGTAATATGATGAAAAGAAGAGGGAAAGAAGACCCAACAGGACTTGGTTTATATTCTAACTGGGCTTGGTGTTGGCCTGTTAACAGAAGGATCCTTTACAATAGGGCAAGTGTAGACCCGATGGGTACTCCATGGGATCCACAAAGACAGGTTATAAAATGGGATGCTCAAGCTAAGAAATGGGTAGGAGATATCCCTGATGGTCCACAACCACCTTTAGCCATGGAAGGTGGGGTCCTTCCTTTTATCATGAAGCCTCTTGGTGTGGGGACTATTTTTGGTTCTGGTTTAGCAGATGGCCCATTCCCCACCTATTATGAGCCGGTAGAGTCGCCTTTTAAGAACCTACTTTATCCTAAGGTCCATTTTAACCCGGTTGCTAGGACCTATGATAGCCCAGAGGATAAGTTTGTGGTAGGATTAGATCCCAAATATCCTTATGTAGGAACTACCTACAGGGTAACTGAACACTGGCAGACAGGTGTTATGACCAGACACACACCGTGGTTACTTGAGCTTGAACCACAAATTTTTGCGGAAATAGACCCAGAGCTTGCTAAAGAAAAAGGTATAAAAAGTGGGGATAGAGTAATTATATCAAGCCCAAGAGGAGAAATCTGGGCGATAGCTATCGTTACAGAAAGAATGAGGCCTCTTGTAGTACAGGGTAAAAAATGTCATGTTATAGGTATACCTTGGCATTATGGATGGAGATTTCCTGAGAATGGTAAAGGAGGAGACAGCGCTAACCTACTTACACCTAATGTAGTTGACCCAAATACTTTTATCCAAGAGACAAAGTGCTTTATCGTAAACATAAGAAAAGCTTAA
- a CDS encoding ferritin family protein — protein MLSKIPFDLSRLDEEDLDKQILRIALMAELDAINLYEQLASLTEDENLKAILLDIAREEKTHVGEFLSMLLIKDEEQEEELEAGEEEVNELLEGEEEEE, from the coding sequence ATGCTTTCTAAGATTCCTTTTGACCTTTCCAGGCTTGACGAAGAAGATTTAGATAAACAGATCCTTAGAATAGCCTTGATGGCAGAGCTTGACGCTATCAATCTTTATGAACAGTTGGCTTCATTAACCGAAGATGAAAACTTAAAGGCTATCCTTCTTGATATAGCCAGAGAAGAAAAAACCCATGTAGGCGAGTTTTTATCGATGCTACTTATCAAGGATGAAGAGCAAGAAGAAGAGTTAGAAGCCGGCGAAGAAGAAGTGAACGAACTTTTAGAAGGAGAAGAAGAGGAAGAATAA
- a CDS encoding 4Fe-4S dicluster domain-containing protein, producing MARKALLITPDLCIGCRGCQVACKSWNDLPAEETKNNGTHENPPDLTGYTYNRIRFIEKVNEKNEVQWLFVSHRCLHCGEPACVEICPVKALKKDPDTGIVYYDKTQCIGCQACQAACPFNIPRYDKNGKISKCHFCIDRVKAGLTPACAKTCPTGAIKYGDRDSLIKEAKTEGYTVLYGETDLGGLGVVYALKASPKEYNLAENPKKPENLIAMGQMLRALIEKGVALSPSVLKDIGLLKG from the coding sequence ATGGCACGCAAAGCTTTATTAATAACCCCAGACCTTTGTATAGGATGTAGAGGTTGTCAGGTAGCTTGTAAATCTTGGAACGACCTTCCAGCAGAAGAGACTAAAAACAATGGAACTCATGAGAACCCCCCAGACCTTACAGGTTATACTTATAACCGTATTCGGTTTATCGAAAAAGTAAACGAAAAAAACGAAGTCCAGTGGCTGTTTGTAAGCCACAGATGTTTACACTGTGGAGAACCTGCTTGTGTAGAAATCTGTCCTGTAAAAGCCTTGAAAAAAGACCCAGATACTGGGATAGTTTATTATGATAAGACCCAGTGTATAGGTTGTCAAGCTTGTCAAGCAGCTTGTCCTTTTAACATTCCGAGATACGATAAAAACGGTAAGATTTCAAAGTGTCATTTCTGTATAGACAGGGTAAAGGCAGGTCTTACCCCGGCTTGTGCGAAGACTTGTCCCACAGGTGCTATAAAGTATGGAGACCGTGATAGCTTGATAAAAGAAGCTAAGACAGAAGGTTATACTGTGCTTTATGGCGAGACAGACTTAGGAGGATTAGGGGTAGTATATGCTTTAAAGGCTTCTCCTAAAGAATATAATCTGGCTGAAAATCCGAAAAAACCTGAAAACTTGATTGCCATGGGACAGATGTTGAGAGCCCTTATAGAAAAGGGTGTAGCTCTTTCTCCTTCTGTGCTTAAGGATATCGGGTTGCTAAAAGGATAA
- the tmcC gene encoding TmcC family electron transfer complex membrane anchor subunit, protein MSFFELVRGPLAWAAFLIFLLGSVYNLYVFFKKAQKDKVLYGYFSLKYTLRSYLFWLLPLGSYSMRQRPLFTLISYFFHVGLLLTPIFFLGHIELWKESWGISWWALPNLVSDFLTGLTIICGLILLARRLLVRDAKYLSTFTDYVFLILVILVFLTGFLARYQILFNYQVISGIHILLGEIMLVLIPFTKLSHIFYFWLIRAHTASEFGAVRRSKDY, encoded by the coding sequence ATGTCTTTTTTTGAATTGGTAAGAGGGCCTTTAGCTTGGGCAGCCTTTTTAATATTCCTGTTAGGTTCAGTTTATAATCTTTATGTTTTTTTTAAAAAAGCCCAAAAAGATAAAGTGCTTTATGGATATTTTAGTCTAAAGTATACCCTTAGGTCCTATTTATTCTGGCTTTTACCTTTAGGTAGCTATAGCATGAGGCAAAGACCTCTTTTTACCCTTATAAGTTATTTTTTCCATGTAGGCCTTTTACTAACACCTATTTTTTTCTTAGGGCATATCGAACTTTGGAAAGAATCTTGGGGGATTAGTTGGTGGGCCTTACCTAATCTGGTTTCAGACTTTTTAACAGGCCTTACTATTATCTGCGGGTTAATCTTGTTAGCAAGGCGTCTTTTGGTAAGGGATGCTAAGTATTTAAGCACTTTTACAGACTATGTTTTTTTGATTTTAGTGATTTTAGTGTTTTTAACCGGATTTTTAGCTAGATATCAGATTTTGTTTAACTATCAGGTGATATCAGGTATACACATTTTATTAGGAGAAATAATGTTAGTTTTAATTCCGTTTACTAAGCTTTCACATATCTTTTATTTTTGGCTAATAAGGGCGCATACTGCCTCAGAGTTTGGAGCGGTAAGGCGATCTAAGGATTATTAA
- a CDS encoding IS110 family transposase yields the protein MTHYIGVDISKDNFHFCILNHEAKTLSSGKLSMSLQGFSDFFNLLKTLSDPIVVMESSGRFHIPLYCFLVEKDIQTFILNPKIVHRFFEFISANNPSKYDTKDAKILALFALNNPEFLKSYPENSELRSASRLIQKLKHELAEAKTQIKYALTVLFPEAEKHFNIYSHSFLNILLKFPSAKTLKKAKPNEISEIIKSSVPKGKTPSFSPDEVINLAKNSIGVDNPYLSQTLIIYIEKLFFLEPRIKKLEEMLVEKMDEDQQEQIKLISSIKGISSKLASLFLAEIRDVKRFSNAKKLIKFAGTDPVTKQSGKYKAKMSISKQGSSFLRNVLFQMAVGVVKWNFYFRSYFIRKKKNFGSYKKAMIAVVNKLIRVIYAICRKKTFFNPAFSKFPVLEVSHV from the coding sequence ATGACCCATTACATCGGTGTTGACATTTCTAAAGATAACTTCCACTTCTGCATCCTTAACCATGAAGCTAAAACCCTCTCCTCCGGCAAACTCTCTATGTCTCTTCAAGGCTTCTCTGATTTCTTTAACCTTCTCAAAACCCTCTCTGACCCTATCGTTGTTATGGAATCCTCTGGTAGGTTCCACATCCCCCTTTACTGCTTCCTCGTTGAAAAAGATATCCAAACCTTCATCCTTAACCCTAAAATCGTCCACAGATTCTTTGAATTTATCTCCGCTAACAACCCCTCTAAATACGACACAAAAGATGCCAAAATCCTTGCACTCTTCGCTCTTAATAACCCTGAATTCCTTAAATCCTATCCTGAAAACTCTGAACTCCGTAGTGCTTCTCGTCTTATCCAAAAACTTAAACATGAACTTGCTGAAGCTAAAACTCAAATCAAATACGCCCTCACTGTTCTTTTCCCAGAAGCTGAAAAGCACTTTAATATTTACTCCCACTCCTTCCTTAACATACTCCTTAAATTCCCCTCTGCTAAAACCCTTAAAAAAGCTAAACCAAATGAAATTTCCGAAATTATTAAATCCTCTGTTCCTAAAGGTAAAACCCCTTCCTTTTCTCCCGATGAAGTCATAAACCTTGCTAAAAACTCTATCGGGGTTGACAATCCTTATCTCTCTCAAACTCTTATCATCTACATCGAAAAACTCTTTTTCCTTGAGCCAAGAATAAAAAAGCTTGAAGAGATGCTTGTAGAGAAAATGGATGAAGACCAGCAAGAACAAATTAAGCTCATTTCCTCTATAAAAGGTATTTCCTCTAAACTTGCAAGTCTCTTTTTGGCTGAAATCAGAGACGTAAAAAGATTTTCTAATGCCAAAAAGCTCATAAAGTTTGCGGGCACAGACCCAGTAACAAAACAATCTGGTAAGTATAAAGCTAAGATGAGCATATCTAAGCAAGGGTCGAGCTTTCTCAGAAATGTTCTTTTCCAGATGGCGGTAGGTGTAGTAAAATGGAATTTTTACTTCAGATCCTATTTTATACGTAAGAAGAAAAACTTTGGCAGTTATAAGAAAGCTATGATAGCAGTTGTAAACAAACTTATAAGAGTTATCTATGCAATTTGTAGAAAAAAAACTTTCTTTAATCCTGCTTTTTCTAAGTTCCCTGTTCTGGAGGTCTCTCATGTTTAA
- a CDS encoding LPS-assembly protein LptD has translation MVLILGSIVFTFFSVFASVSKPLEVTAQKLQAFNNFKTLVAEGDVVIQTDKMLVWAKKVTYEVPTQYLILYQYKIFDFTQNATVEGDQAFLDLRNEELWGNNVFMYLKKEGIRIKAKDLHKNALNEYLAKSALVSTCEFDCENERDFPPWSLEVKDFILTPEGISSGEATKFKIKKQTVVYFPKTAYVPKVSLPMTPQRSTGFLFPKFVQGNRLGLGIQLPFFWPYTDQVDFTFSPMFLTKKGLLLDLETQFRLLEPLEGILKLRYLKDDEKALIETIGTENKKHKWWFVGKVDYAPKPNLDFHLDIDLVSNKDFLEEFDVGENGFSSSKILFLERLQRSLEEKTQEYRTSRFWGQYYRGSLYSRIENTYLDYHGNSDKDSVLQPLWVFRLNLLPFKTLGDLITSLSFNHNYSFRKEGYYGHKISSNLELAYPFKTSFLFNELKASYTLNYYSLDDPKGFEKSTFNKSYYDVSFTSYAQFFKFYEVDLPFNQRIDFLHVFKPYIGYYFKKKPSEEVFPVFNYEDLTKEEINTLEYGLWQVFRLKNQPDLLKLKVYQQYQFNAEEIPTAISSEKRKFSDLSLQILVNYAPNFSLRYDGSYNFYGLGFKKHSLSLGINDRFIDRIGLTFQDDKAWNSRQLTLYLSQRLAQRFQTDFYLSRNLIREENTEMRFGLTYLHDCYLLGGGVSVTPKDTKFFFRVELKGLGGYGLEK, from the coding sequence TTGGTTTTAATTTTAGGAAGTATTGTTTTTACTTTTTTTTCAGTTTTTGCTTCAGTATCTAAGCCTCTTGAAGTTACCGCTCAAAAATTACAAGCTTTTAACAACTTTAAAACCTTGGTAGCCGAAGGAGATGTAGTCATTCAGACTGATAAAATGCTTGTCTGGGCTAAAAAGGTTACCTATGAAGTTCCTACTCAATACCTAATCCTTTACCAATATAAAATCTTTGATTTTACCCAAAACGCAACCGTTGAGGGAGACCAAGCTTTTTTAGACCTGAGAAATGAAGAACTTTGGGGTAACAATGTTTTTATGTATTTAAAAAAAGAAGGTATTCGAATTAAGGCTAAAGACTTGCATAAAAATGCCTTAAATGAATACTTAGCTAAAAGTGCCTTAGTCAGTACTTGTGAGTTTGATTGTGAAAATGAAAGGGATTTTCCTCCTTGGAGTTTAGAGGTTAAGGATTTTATTCTGACCCCAGAAGGGATAAGTAGTGGTGAGGCTACAAAGTTTAAGATAAAAAAACAAACGGTAGTTTATTTTCCTAAAACCGCTTATGTGCCCAAGGTAAGTCTTCCTATGACCCCTCAACGAAGTACCGGTTTTTTGTTCCCAAAGTTTGTTCAAGGTAATAGGTTAGGCTTGGGGATACAACTTCCCTTTTTTTGGCCTTATACCGACCAGGTTGATTTTACCTTTTCTCCCATGTTTCTTACTAAAAAAGGCCTGCTTTTAGACTTGGAAACTCAGTTTAGGTTGCTTGAGCCTTTAGAAGGGATACTAAAATTAAGGTATCTTAAAGACGATGAAAAAGCACTTATTGAAACTATTGGCACAGAAAATAAAAAGCATAAGTGGTGGTTTGTAGGAAAGGTTGATTACGCACCTAAACCAAATTTAGATTTTCATTTAGACATAGACCTTGTTTCTAATAAAGACTTCTTAGAGGAGTTTGACGTAGGAGAAAACGGCTTTTCTTCTTCTAAAATCCTTTTTTTAGAAAGACTTCAAAGGTCATTAGAAGAAAAAACTCAAGAATATAGGACCTCCCGTTTTTGGGGACAATATTACCGTGGTAGCCTTTATTCAAGGATAGAAAACACTTATCTGGATTATCACGGGAATTCTGATAAAGATTCTGTGCTACAGCCTCTCTGGGTTTTTCGGCTAAATCTTTTACCTTTTAAGACTTTGGGAGACCTAATTACAAGCCTTAGTTTTAATCACAACTATAGTTTTAGAAAAGAAGGTTATTATGGGCACAAGATAAGTTCGAACTTAGAGCTTGCCTATCCTTTTAAAACCTCTTTTTTGTTTAACGAACTTAAAGCAAGTTATACTTTAAATTATTATAGTTTAGATGACCCTAAAGGGTTTGAAAAAAGTACCTTTAATAAGTCTTATTATGATGTTTCTTTTACTTCGTATGCCCAGTTTTTTAAATTTTATGAGGTTGACCTTCCGTTTAACCAGAGGATAGATTTTTTACATGTTTTTAAGCCTTATATAGGATATTATTTTAAGAAAAAGCCTTCTGAAGAGGTTTTTCCTGTTTTTAACTATGAAGACCTTACTAAGGAAGAAATAAACACCTTAGAATACGGGTTGTGGCAGGTTTTCAGACTAAAAAATCAGCCAGATCTTTTGAAGTTAAAGGTTTATCAACAATATCAGTTTAACGCAGAAGAAATTCCTACGGCTATTTCTTCAGAAAAAAGGAAATTTTCCGATTTAAGCCTCCAGATATTGGTTAACTATGCCCCAAATTTTTCCTTAAGATATGATGGAAGCTATAACTTTTACGGTTTGGGGTTTAAAAAGCATTCTCTTTCTTTGGGAATAAACGACAGGTTTATCGACCGAATAGGATTAACTTTTCAAGACGATAAGGCCTGGAATTCTCGGCAACTAACCTTATACCTCTCTCAACGTCTTGCTCAAAGGTTTCAGACAGATTTTTATCTAAGCCGAAATCTGATACGTGAGGAAAACACCGAAATGAGGTTTGGTCTTACTTATCTACACGACTGTTATTTGTTGGGAGGAGGAGTTTCGGTCACCCCCAAAGATACTAAATTTTTCTTTAGGGTAGAATTAAAAGGGTTAGGAGGTTATGGATTAGAAAAATAA
- the fdhE gene encoding formate dehydrogenase accessory protein FdhE, with protein sequence MELKVWIDQLKMERPHLEGVLSLYEKVVRFNKDCEKILENSAPTESLDKLLESFGITFEVPYEFISYLKEILGNKGEEVLNNPRELWDLNLSEEKEVPEEEIKRMLFLLSLPLFRKLASERRPNLSPKVNNRCPICGEPYSLSLIDENNKRHFLCSICGYKEEGFRIGCSYCGHRECDKIDLLVDEDEIRVELCKDCKSYIKSFKETIPIYLKHPDPYLIDLISLPLEVIAQERDFIRRSPNILGIREIK encoded by the coding sequence ATGGAATTAAAGGTTTGGATAGATCAGCTTAAGATGGAAAGACCTCATTTAGAAGGAGTTTTAAGCTTGTATGAAAAGGTAGTTAGGTTTAATAAGGATTGTGAAAAAATTCTTGAAAACAGTGCCCCCACTGAAAGTTTGGATAAACTTTTAGAAAGTTTTGGCATAACCTTTGAAGTACCTTATGAGTTTATTTCTTATTTAAAGGAGATTTTAGGTAATAAAGGGGAAGAGGTGTTAAATAACCCAAGAGAATTATGGGACCTAAACTTATCTGAGGAAAAAGAAGTCCCTGAGGAAGAGATAAAAAGAATGCTTTTTTTGTTGAGCCTTCCTCTTTTTAGAAAACTTGCTTCAGAAAGAAGACCTAACCTTAGTCCAAAAGTAAACAATAGATGTCCTATTTGTGGAGAACCTTATTCTTTATCCTTAATAGACGAAAACAATAAACGTCATTTTCTTTGTTCTATTTGTGGGTATAAAGAAGAGGGATTTAGGATTGGTTGTAGTTATTGTGGGCATAGAGAGTGCGACAAAATAGACCTTTTAGTAGACGAAGATGAGATAAGGGTTGAACTTTGTAAAGATTGCAAGAGCTATATTAAGAGTTTTAAGGAAACCATCCCTATTTATCTTAAACATCCTGACCCTTATCTTATAGATTTAATCAGCCTTCCTTTAGAGGTGATTGCTCAAGAGCGTGATTTTATTAGAAGGTCCCCCAATATTTTGGGTATAAGGGAGATAAAGTAA
- a CDS encoding 23S rRNA (pseudouridine(1915)-N(3))-methyltransferase RlmH: MKRVRRLWIRKIKVLAPGPLKFSFVKEGVDSYVEKISPLCPIEVCFPKVKSGIQDKEERLKLEGKILKKHLNGNEFLVVLDERGQSLNTKILAMKIEKWLEASKDLCFLVGGPEGLSDEFKQRADFLLSLSSLTLNHEIALLVLMEALYRSLTILKKIPYHRE, translated from the coding sequence ATTAAAAGGGTTAGGAGGTTATGGATTAGAAAAATAAAGGTTTTAGCCCCTGGACCTTTAAAGTTTAGCTTTGTAAAAGAAGGGGTCGATTCTTATGTAGAAAAAATTTCACCTTTATGCCCCATAGAGGTTTGTTTTCCTAAGGTAAAAAGTGGAATACAAGATAAAGAAGAAAGACTAAAGTTAGAAGGCAAGATCCTAAAGAAACATCTTAATGGGAATGAATTTTTAGTAGTCTTAGACGAAAGAGGACAAAGCCTAAATACAAAAATCCTTGCTATGAAGATAGAAAAATGGCTTGAAGCCTCTAAGGATTTATGTTTTTTAGTAGGAGGACCAGAAGGTTTGTCCGATGAGTTTAAGCAAAGGGCAGACTTCCTTCTTAGTCTTTCTTCTTTAACTCTTAATCACGAAATAGCCTTGCTTGTTTTAATGGAAGCTCTTTATAGAAGTTTAACCATATTAAAGAAAATTCCCTATCATAGGGAATAA